A section of the Pseudomonas sp. Q1-7 genome encodes:
- a CDS encoding glutamine synthetase family protein yields the protein MQFADPQEARDFLERHPEVRSIELMLIDANGIPRGKLLHRDELLPIFENGRPLPSSILSLTIQGEDVEASGLVWEVADADCWTYPVPGSLSLQPWRATPTGQVQVSMHPTQGLPATPGDPRHVLAGAIDRLKADGYHPVMAVELEFYLLDKKRDANGRPQPALQMNGVRPQAPQVYGVYELEQLQPFLDDLYAACEAQGLPVRTAISEYAPGQLELTLEHRFDALQAVDEGIRYKRLVKGVANKHGLIACFMAKPFGDLAGSGLHLHVSLADEQGNNLMASDDPHGTPLLRHAIGGMMATLNDALAIFCPNANSYRRFQTNSYAPLAKSWGVNNRTVSFRVPGGPAKSRHVEHRICGADANPYLAAAAIIAGIHKGLREQIDPGAPIIGNGYEQARETLPTDWLTALRNLEQSTWAREALGEDFLKIFLAIKWEEFRQFVSEVGEQDWRWYLTHA from the coding sequence ATGCAATTCGCCGATCCCCAGGAAGCCCGCGACTTCCTCGAACGCCACCCCGAAGTCCGCAGCATCGAGCTGATGCTGATCGACGCCAACGGCATCCCACGCGGTAAGCTGCTGCACCGCGACGAGCTGCTACCGATTTTCGAGAACGGCCGCCCGCTGCCCAGCTCCATCCTCTCCCTGACCATCCAGGGCGAAGACGTGGAAGCCAGCGGCCTGGTCTGGGAAGTGGCCGACGCCGACTGCTGGACCTACCCGGTGCCCGGCTCGCTGAGCCTGCAACCCTGGCGCGCCACCCCCACCGGCCAGGTGCAGGTGAGCATGCACCCGACCCAGGGCCTGCCGGCCACCCCCGGCGACCCGCGCCACGTGCTCGCGGGCGCCATCGACCGCCTCAAAGCCGACGGTTACCACCCGGTGATGGCCGTGGAGCTGGAGTTCTACCTGCTGGACAAAAAGCGCGACGCCAACGGCCGACCACAGCCCGCCCTGCAGATGAACGGCGTGCGCCCTCAGGCGCCGCAGGTCTACGGCGTCTACGAACTGGAGCAGTTGCAGCCCTTCCTCGACGACCTCTACGCCGCCTGCGAAGCCCAGGGCCTGCCGGTGCGCACCGCCATCTCCGAGTACGCCCCCGGCCAGCTGGAGCTGACCCTGGAGCACCGCTTCGACGCTCTCCAGGCGGTGGACGAGGGCATCCGCTACAAGCGCCTGGTCAAGGGCGTGGCCAATAAGCATGGCCTCATCGCCTGCTTCATGGCCAAACCCTTCGGCGATCTGGCCGGCAGCGGCCTGCACCTGCACGTGAGCCTGGCCGACGAGCAGGGCAACAACCTGATGGCCAGCGATGATCCGCACGGCACGCCGCTGCTGCGCCATGCCATCGGCGGCATGATGGCCACCCTGAACGACGCGCTGGCGATCTTCTGCCCCAACGCCAACTCCTACCGCCGCTTCCAGACCAACAGCTACGCGCCGCTGGCCAAGAGCTGGGGCGTGAACAACCGCACCGTGTCCTTCCGCGTACCCGGCGGACCGGCGAAGAGCCGCCACGTGGAACACCGCATCTGCGGCGCCGATGCCAACCCCTACCTGGCCGCCGCGGCGATCATCGCCGGCATCCACAAAGGCCTCCGCGAACAGATCGATCCGGGCGCACCCATCATCGGCAACGGCTACGAGCAGGCCCGCGAAACCCTGCCCACCGACTGGTTGACCGCCCTGCGCAACCTGGAACAGTCGACCTGGGCGCGAGAGGCCCTGGGCGAGGACTTCCTGAAAATCTTCCTGGCGATCAAATGGGAGGAGTTCCGTCAGTTCGTCAGCGAAGTGGGCGAGCAGGATTGGCGCTGGTACCTGACCCACGCCTGA
- a CDS encoding substrate-binding periplasmic protein, with translation MKAAILALLFLVLGVCQAEPLRVGLESQDYLPYYRALPGKPAEGYAIALLQRFAVSQGMALELEALPINRLHRSLQTTDRLVMVFPDNPAWSRQLKGDTRLHYSRPVIRIIDGSLVLREHLGRGADAVRRLGTVRGFTPEAWQERLQRGQVHLVEASDIGSLVRMLLRLRIDAIYANPEVLRHYLETSTDLGGDRLLLDPELPLARTAFHASSLLHPEVLDAFDRFLTEQREALAQLRRQHGLACGPSDLVEERPACQEPAEAP, from the coding sequence ATGAAGGCTGCGATACTCGCGCTGCTGTTCCTGGTCCTCGGCGTCTGCCAGGCGGAGCCATTGCGCGTCGGCCTGGAAAGCCAGGATTACCTGCCCTATTACCGCGCCCTGCCCGGCAAGCCCGCCGAGGGCTATGCCATCGCCCTGCTGCAACGCTTCGCCGTCAGCCAGGGCATGGCGCTGGAGCTGGAGGCCCTGCCGATCAACCGCCTGCACCGCAGCCTGCAGACCACCGACCGGCTGGTGATGGTGTTCCCCGACAACCCCGCCTGGTCGCGCCAGCTCAAGGGCGACACGCGCCTGCACTACAGCCGCCCGGTGATCCGCATCATCGATGGCAGCCTGGTGCTGCGCGAACACCTCGGCCGTGGCGCCGACGCGGTGCGCCGCCTCGGCACCGTGCGCGGCTTCACCCCCGAGGCGTGGCAGGAACGGCTGCAGCGCGGCCAGGTACACCTGGTGGAGGCCAGCGACATCGGCAGCCTGGTACGGATGCTGCTGCGCCTGCGCATCGATGCCATCTACGCCAATCCGGAAGTGCTGCGTCACTACCTGGAAACCAGCACCGACCTGGGCGGCGACCGCCTGCTGCTGGACCCGGAATTACCGCTGGCGCGAACCGCCTTCCACGCCAGCAGCCTGCTACACCCGGAAGTCCTCGATGCGTTCGACCGCTTCCTGACCGAGCAGCGCGAGGCGCTGGCGCAGCTGCGCCGCCAGCACGGCCTGGCCTGCGGCCCCAGTGACCTGGTGGAAGAGCGCCCGGCCTGCCAGGAGCCCGCCGAAGCGCCCTGA
- a CDS encoding acyl-CoA thioesterase has protein sequence MEPGTAQLSMTVLMTPDMANFSGNVHGGTLLKYLDEVAYACASRYAGRYVVTLSVDQVIFREPIHVGELVTFLASVNYTGNTSMEVGIKVVTENIRERSVRHTNSCFFTMVALDDERRPAHVPPLQPETADEKRRFAQAQQRRQIRQELEKRYQEMREGA, from the coding sequence ATGGAACCCGGAACCGCACAACTGTCGATGACCGTCCTAATGACCCCGGACATGGCCAACTTCTCCGGCAACGTCCACGGCGGCACCCTGCTCAAGTACCTCGATGAAGTCGCCTATGCCTGTGCCAGCCGCTACGCAGGCCGCTACGTGGTGACCCTTTCGGTGGATCAGGTGATCTTCCGCGAGCCGATCCACGTCGGCGAACTGGTCACCTTCCTCGCCTCGGTGAACTACACCGGCAACACCTCCATGGAAGTGGGCATCAAGGTGGTCACCGAGAACATCCGCGAGCGCTCGGTGCGCCATACCAACAGCTGCTTCTTCACCATGGTCGCCCTGGACGACGAGCGCCGCCCCGCGCACGTGCCGCCGCTGCAACCGGAAACCGCCGACGAGAAACGCCGCTTCGCCCAGGCCCAGCAACGCCGGCAGATCCGCCAGGAATTGGAGAAGCGCTACCAGGAAATGCGCGAGGGCGCCTGA